One window of Medicago truncatula cultivar Jemalong A17 chromosome 2, MtrunA17r5.0-ANR, whole genome shotgun sequence genomic DNA carries:
- the LOC11410028 gene encoding E3 ubiquitin-protein ligase UPL5 isoform X2 → MLRGVFDCVHEIADELLRFLDLSMNCPTGEGFSFNFVLDFVKFSGHLRMGLAEQQATSDEFLNCTIGYEEEPLIAGVVDQLHIVFIKLLSKMDECLQVMEDCLVNKKHGKGDGAVINNGWSHYIIILKVLYHISKLYSGAKEMFWEVLLRQKSMLSHMIVRYSKNTDDHRWVLENRSVTDFECRRHLAMMMFPDLNDESLGYEMLIDRSQLLAESFEYISQANSTSLEGGLFMEFRNEEGTGPGVVREWLVLVCQEIFNPEHALFVACPNDRRRFFPNAASKVNPLHLKYFSFSGRMIALALKNKVHVGIVFDRVFFKQLAGNYIITLEDIRNADPIMYSSCKQILEMDADYIDSDALGLTFSIEVEELGHRKVIELCSGGESIVVNSKNREKYVDLLIQNRFVKSISEQVSHFAEGFADIISGSRLEFFQFLDLEDLDWMLHGSENAISVEDWKAHTKYRGYKKNDCQISWFWKIVGRMSAEQRKVLLFFWTSVKHLPVKGFHGLDSCLFICKSSEPNNHLPSSHTCFYELCFPPYSSMAIMQDRLGIITQEHVGFSFGAP, encoded by the exons ATGCTTCGGGGTGTTTTTGACTGTGTTCACGAGATCGCAGATGAGTTGTTGAGGTTTTTGGATCTGAGTATGAACTGTCCCACGGGTGAGGGGTTTTCGTTCAactttgttttggattttgttaaaTTCTCTGGCCATTTAAGGATGGGATTGGCCGAGCAGCAAGCAACATCCGATGAATTTTTGAATTGCACTATTGGTTACGAAGAGGAACCCTTGATTGCAGGAGTAGTTGATCAACTTCATATTGTATTTATTAAGTTATTGAGCAAAATGGATGAGTGCCTTCAAGTCATGGAGGATTGCTTGGTTAACAAGAAACATGGAAAAGGTGATGGGGCCGTTATCAATAATGGGTGGTCTCATTATATTATAATCCTGAAGGTATTGTATCACATATCTAAGCTCTATAGCGGTGCAAAAGAGATGTTTTGGGAAGTTTTGTTGCGTCAAAAAAGTATGCTATCTCATATGATTGTTCGGTACTCGAAGAATACTGATGATCATCGGTGGGTTCTCGAGAACAGAAGTGTGACCGATTTTGAATGCAGGAGGCATTTGGCGATGATGATGTTCCCCGACTTAAATGATGAATCGTTGGGATATGAGATGCTTATTGACAGGTCTCAGCTTTTGGCTGAATCTTTCGAGTACATATCACAAGCTAATTCTACATCTTTGGAGGGTGGTCTATTTATGGAATTCAGGAATGAGGAGGGTACAGGACCGGGTGTAGTAAGGGAGTGGTTGGTTTTGGTGTGTCAAGAAATATTTAATCCGGAACATGCCCTTTTTGTGGCATGTCCAAATGACCGCAGGAGATTTTTTCCTAATGCTG CATCTAAGGTAAATCCTCTGCACCTAAAGTACTTCAGCTTCTCTGGACGTATGATTGCGTTAGCTTTGAAGAATAAGGTGCACGTGGGTATTGTTTTTGATCGTGTATTTTTCAAGCAATTGGCTGGAAACTATATTATTACTTTAGAAGATATTCGGAATGCAGATCCTATAATGTATAGTAGCTGCAAGCAAATATTGGAGATGGATGCTGATTATATTGATTCAGATGCATTAGGACTGACATTTTCTATAGAGGTAGAGGAATTAGGACACAGGAAAGTGATTGAGCTCTGCTCTGGTGGGGAAAGCATTGTCGTGAATAGTAAGAACAGGGAGAAATATGTTGATCTTCTTATACAGAATCGTTTTGTGAAATCCATATCTGAGCAGGTATCGCATTTTGCCGAGGGTTTTGCTGATATTATATCTGGCTCAAGGCTAGAGTTCTTTCAATTTTTAGACCTTGAAGATCTTGATTGGATGCTGCATGGGAGTGAAAATGCCATTTCTGTTGAAGATTGGAAGGCACATACCAAGTACCGTGGCTATAAAAAGAATGATTGTCAGATATCTTGGTTTTGGAAG ATCGTTGGAAGAATGTCAGCAGAGCAAAGGAAGGTTCTTCTGTTCTTTTGGACATCTGTGAAACATTTACCAGTTAAAGGTTTCCatggtttggattcttgtctATTCATTTGCAAATCCAGTGAACCTAATAATCACTTGCCCTCATCTCACACTTGTTTCTATGAGCTGTGCTTTCCCCCGTATTCTTCTATGGCTATCATGCAAGATCGCCTTGGAATCATTACTCAAGAGCACGTCGGCTTCAGTTTTGGTGCTCCATAA
- the LOC11407480 gene encoding E3 ubiquitin-protein ligase UPL5, translated as MSSIIKTLIGGCFYGTTADHHSNHSPELKFNDTKTTSSELQFFVRMMWKCNTIVIHASREDTVESILQQISSKTKIPIEYQRLIYNGKQLQQQQSLSQCGIENDANLQLVGQLRSIVRSVVWNSTDDIVSMILKLCRGEPVIGASINFCKHFTKYMHNSFYVIKIMKIPSLLVALFKSPHASNASIADSSIRNFVKVCLDLKCKTLQSAYLEVLLEFCELLRGVGCKCDHPLYVCCRDGFVELLILVGGVLIKNPKMKVLLRGVFDCVREITDELLRFLDLSMNFPTKRGLSYKVVFDFVKFCCPLRMGFAKEQATSLNCDICYEEDPLFLGVPDQLHIVFIKSLSKMDECLQVMEDCLVNKKRGKGELDVLHNCYLIILKELFHISKFYSGAQEQFWGLFLRRKNVLPHMIVRYVKKPDDHWWLLENRIVTDFESRKHLVMMLFPDLKDKILGYEMLIDRSQVLAESFEYISRAMPKSLQGDLFMAFKNEKATGPGVLREWFVLVCQEIFNPRNALFVACPNDHRRFFPNTASMVNALHLKYFIFSGRIIALALKKKVRVGIVFDRVFFKQLAGNYIITLEDIRDADPIMYSSCKQILEMEADYIDSDALGLTFSIEVEELGHREVIELCPGGESLVVDSKNREKYVHLLIQSRFVTSISEQISHFAQGFADIISCSSLEFFQFLHHEDFDWMLHGSENDISVEDWKAHTKYHGYKENDRQISWFWKIVGRMPAEQKKVLLFFWTSVKHLPVEGFHGLNSRLLICKSHEPDNHLPSSHTCFYKLCFPPYSSIAIMQDRLGIITQEHISCSFGTR; from the exons ATGTCATCGATCATTAAAACCCTCATCGGCGGTTGTTTCTATGGCACCACCGCCGACCACCACAGCAACCATTCCCCGGAGCTCAAATTCAATGACACCAAAACGACGTCGTCAGAGTTGCAATTCTTTGTTCGCATGATGTGGAAATGTAACACCATAGTCATTCACGCTTCAAGAGAAGACACAGTGGAATCTATTCTCCAACAAATTTCATCCAAAACCAAAATTCCTATTGAATATCAACGATTGATCTACAATGGAAAACAGCTTCAGCAACAACAGAGTCTCAGCCAATGCGGCATCGAAAACGACGCCAATCTTCAATTGGTTGGTCAATTGAGGAGTATAGTGCGTTCTGTAGTGTGGAATTCTACAGATGATATTGTTTCAATGATTCTCAAACTCTGTAGAGGTGAACCAGTGATTGGTGCTTCCATAAATTTTTGTAAACACTTTACAAAGTATATGCATAATTCCTTCTATGTTATCAAGATTATGAAAATTCCCTCTCTGTTGGTAGCTCTTTTTAAGTCTCCTCACGCAAGTAATGCAAGCATTGCTGATTCATCTATTAGGAATTTCGTGAAAGTTTGTTTAGATTTGAAGTGCAAAACGTTGCAGAGTGCTTACCTAGAAGTGTTGTTGGAGTTTTGTGAATTGCTTAGAGGGGTAGGGTGTAAGTGTGATCATCCTTTGTATGTTTGTTGTCGGGATGGTTTTGTGGAATTGTTGATTCTTGTTGGCGGTGTTCTCATCAAGAATCCTAAAATGAAGGTTTTGCTTCGGGGTGTTTTTGACTGTGTTCGAGAGATCACAGATGAGCTGTTGAGGTTTTTGGATTTGAGTATGAATTTTCCCACTAAAAGGGGGCTTTCGtacaaagttgtttttgattttgttaaattCTGTTGCCCTTTGAGGATGGGATTCGCCAAGGAGCAAGCAACATCTTTGAATTGTGATATTTGCTATGAGGAGGATCCCTTGTTTTTAGGAGTGCCTGATCAACTTCATATTGTATTTATTAAGTCATTGAGCAAAATGGACGAGTGCCTTCAAGTCATGGAAGATTGCTTGGTTAACAAGAAACGTGGAAAAGGCGAATTGGATGTTCTCCATAATTGTTATCTTATTATTCTTAAGGAATTGTTTCACATCTCCAAGTTCTATAGCGGTGCACAAGAACAGTTTTGGGGACTTTTCTTGCGTCGAAAAAATGTGCTACCTCATATGATTGTTCGGTACGTGAAGAAACCTGATGATCATTGGTGGCTTCTTGAGAACAGAATTGTGACTGATTTTGAATCCAGGAAGCATTTGGTGATGATGCTATTCCCTgacttaaaagataaaatattggGATATGAGATGCTTATTGACAGGTCTCAGGTTTTGGCTGAATCTTTTGAGTACATATCACGAGCTATGCCTAAATCTCTGCAGGGTGATCTATTTATGGCATTCAAGAATGAGAAAGCTACAGGACCAGGTGTACTGAGGGAGTGGTTTGTTTTAGTGTGTCAGGAAATATTTAATCCAAGAAATGCTCTTTTTGTGGCATGTCCAAATGACCACAGGAGATTTTTTCCTAATACTG CATCTATGGTAAATGCTCTGCACCTAAAGTACTTCATCTTCTCTGGACGTATTATTGCATTAGCTTTGAAGAAGAAGGTGCGCGTGGGTATTGTTTTTGATCGTGTATTTTTCAAGCAATTGGCTGGAAACTATATTATTACTTTAGAAGATATTCGGGATGCAGATCCTATAATGTATAGTAGCTGCAAGCAAATATTGGAGATGGAGGCTGATTATATTGATTCAGATGCATTAGGACTGACATTTTCTATAGAGGTGGAGGAATTAGGACACAGGGAAGTGATTGAGCTCTGCCCTGGTGGAGAAAGCCTTGTTGTGGATAGTAAGAACAGGGAGAAGTATGTTCATCTTCTTATACAAAGTCGTTTTGTGACATCCATATCTGAGCAGATATCACATTTTGCCCAAGGTTTTGCTGATATTATATCTTGCTCAAGTCTAGAGTTCTTCCAATTTTTACACCATGAAGATTTTGATTGGATGCTGCATGGGAGTGAAAATGACATTTCTGTTGAAGATTGGAAGGCACATACCAAGTATCATGGCTATAAAGAGAACGATCGTCAGATATCTTGGTTTTGGAAG ATCGTTGGGAGAATGCCAGCAGAGCAAAAGAAGGTTCTTCTGTTCTTCTGGACATCTGTGAAACATTTACCAGTTGAAGGTTTCCATGGCTTGAATTCCCGTCTATTAATTTGCAAATCCCATGAACCTGATAATCATCTGCCCTCATCTCACACATGTTTTTACAAGTTGTGCTTTCCCCCGTATTCTTCTATAGCTATCATGCAAGATCGCCTTGGAATCATCACTCAAGAACACATCAGCTGCAGTTTCGGTACTCGATAA
- the LOC11410028 gene encoding E3 ubiquitin-protein ligase UPL5 isoform X1, producing MSPTTKILTANHRKNHSPKLTSSSSKMKKITKTKSSKLQFFVRMMWNCNTLVIRASREKTVESLLEQISSKTRIPIQHQRLIYEGKQLTLEQSLCECGIENDANLQLVGRLRSIACPKVWKATQYIVSLILRLCRGELVIGASRIIDDHLTYYINDSEYFSVFMFMEIPSLLVALYMSRYANACVADSVIKDFVRICLDLKDKKLQGVYLEVSLEFCELLRRARCKYDDPLYVFCRDSFSSLLTLVGRVNFQNPKGEVMLRGVFDCVHEIADELLRFLDLSMNCPTGEGFSFNFVLDFVKFSGHLRMGLAEQQATSDEFLNCTIGYEEEPLIAGVVDQLHIVFIKLLSKMDECLQVMEDCLVNKKHGKGDGAVINNGWSHYIIILKVLYHISKLYSGAKEMFWEVLLRQKSMLSHMIVRYSKNTDDHRWVLENRSVTDFECRRHLAMMMFPDLNDESLGYEMLIDRSQLLAESFEYISQANSTSLEGGLFMEFRNEEGTGPGVVREWLVLVCQEIFNPEHALFVACPNDRRRFFPNAASKVNPLHLKYFSFSGRMIALALKNKVHVGIVFDRVFFKQLAGNYIITLEDIRNADPIMYSSCKQILEMDADYIDSDALGLTFSIEVEELGHRKVIELCSGGESIVVNSKNREKYVDLLIQNRFVKSISEQVSHFAEGFADIISGSRLEFFQFLDLEDLDWMLHGSENAISVEDWKAHTKYRGYKKNDCQISWFWKIVGRMSAEQRKVLLFFWTSVKHLPVKGFHGLDSCLFICKSSEPNNHLPSSHTCFYELCFPPYSSMAIMQDRLGIITQEHVGFSFGAP from the exons ATGTCACCAACCACCAAAATTCTCACGGCCAACCACCGCAAAAACCACTCCCCAAAACTCACATCCTCGTCTTCGAAGATGAAAAAGATCACGAAAACGAAATCATCGAAATTACAATTCTTCGTCCGCATGATGTGGAACTGTAACACCTTAGTGATTCGTGCTTCTAGAGAAAAAACAGTTGAATCGCTTCTCGAACAAATTTCGTCTAAAACCAGAATTCCGATTCAACATCAACGATTAATTTACGAAGGAAAACAGCTTACTCTAGAACAGAGTCTCTGCGAATGCGGCATCGAAAACGATGCAAATCTTCAATTGGTTGGTCGCTTGAGGAGTATAGCGTGTCCTAAAGTGTGGAAAGCCACACAATATATTGTTTCTTTGATTCTCAGGCTCTGTAGAGGTGAATTGGTGATTGGTGCTTCGAGAATTATTGATGATCACCTTACATATTACATCAATGATTCTGaatatttttctgttttcatgtttaTGGAAATTCCTTCACTGTTGGTAGCTCTTTATATGTCACGGTATGCAAATGCGTGTGTTGCTGATTCCGTGATTAAGGATTTTGTGAGAATTTGTTTAGATTTGAAGGACAAAAAGTTGCAGGGTGTTTACCTTGAAGTGTCATTGGAGTTTTGTGAATTGCTTAGAAGGGCACGGTGTAAGTATGATGATCCTCTGTATGTTTTTTGCCGGGATAGTTTTTCATCTTTGTTGACGCTTGTTGGTCGTGTTAACTTTCAGAATCCTAAAGGAGAGGTCATGCTTCGGGGTGTTTTTGACTGTGTTCACGAGATCGCAGATGAGTTGTTGAGGTTTTTGGATCTGAGTATGAACTGTCCCACGGGTGAGGGGTTTTCGTTCAactttgttttggattttgttaaaTTCTCTGGCCATTTAAGGATGGGATTGGCCGAGCAGCAAGCAACATCCGATGAATTTTTGAATTGCACTATTGGTTACGAAGAGGAACCCTTGATTGCAGGAGTAGTTGATCAACTTCATATTGTATTTATTAAGTTATTGAGCAAAATGGATGAGTGCCTTCAAGTCATGGAGGATTGCTTGGTTAACAAGAAACATGGAAAAGGTGATGGGGCCGTTATCAATAATGGGTGGTCTCATTATATTATAATCCTGAAGGTATTGTATCACATATCTAAGCTCTATAGCGGTGCAAAAGAGATGTTTTGGGAAGTTTTGTTGCGTCAAAAAAGTATGCTATCTCATATGATTGTTCGGTACTCGAAGAATACTGATGATCATCGGTGGGTTCTCGAGAACAGAAGTGTGACCGATTTTGAATGCAGGAGGCATTTGGCGATGATGATGTTCCCCGACTTAAATGATGAATCGTTGGGATATGAGATGCTTATTGACAGGTCTCAGCTTTTGGCTGAATCTTTCGAGTACATATCACAAGCTAATTCTACATCTTTGGAGGGTGGTCTATTTATGGAATTCAGGAATGAGGAGGGTACAGGACCGGGTGTAGTAAGGGAGTGGTTGGTTTTGGTGTGTCAAGAAATATTTAATCCGGAACATGCCCTTTTTGTGGCATGTCCAAATGACCGCAGGAGATTTTTTCCTAATGCTG CATCTAAGGTAAATCCTCTGCACCTAAAGTACTTCAGCTTCTCTGGACGTATGATTGCGTTAGCTTTGAAGAATAAGGTGCACGTGGGTATTGTTTTTGATCGTGTATTTTTCAAGCAATTGGCTGGAAACTATATTATTACTTTAGAAGATATTCGGAATGCAGATCCTATAATGTATAGTAGCTGCAAGCAAATATTGGAGATGGATGCTGATTATATTGATTCAGATGCATTAGGACTGACATTTTCTATAGAGGTAGAGGAATTAGGACACAGGAAAGTGATTGAGCTCTGCTCTGGTGGGGAAAGCATTGTCGTGAATAGTAAGAACAGGGAGAAATATGTTGATCTTCTTATACAGAATCGTTTTGTGAAATCCATATCTGAGCAGGTATCGCATTTTGCCGAGGGTTTTGCTGATATTATATCTGGCTCAAGGCTAGAGTTCTTTCAATTTTTAGACCTTGAAGATCTTGATTGGATGCTGCATGGGAGTGAAAATGCCATTTCTGTTGAAGATTGGAAGGCACATACCAAGTACCGTGGCTATAAAAAGAATGATTGTCAGATATCTTGGTTTTGGAAG ATCGTTGGAAGAATGTCAGCAGAGCAAAGGAAGGTTCTTCTGTTCTTTTGGACATCTGTGAAACATTTACCAGTTAAAGGTTTCCatggtttggattcttgtctATTCATTTGCAAATCCAGTGAACCTAATAATCACTTGCCCTCATCTCACACTTGTTTCTATGAGCTGTGCTTTCCCCCGTATTCTTCTATGGCTATCATGCAAGATCGCCTTGGAATCATTACTCAAGAGCACGTCGGCTTCAGTTTTGGTGCTCCATAA
- the LOC11406418 gene encoding E3 ubiquitin-protein ligase UPL5, with amino-acid sequence MSSITKTIAGGCFHQQSINGATADHLSNHSPELKFNDTKTTSSELQFFVRMMWKCNTIVIHASREDTVESILQQISSKTKIPIEYQRLIYNGKQLQQQQSLSQCGIENDANLQLVGQLRSIGRSVVWNSADDIVSMILNLCRGESLNGASMIIHNHFAKYMNNFEYFYFFKLMKIPSLLVALYMSPFACNKNIADFSIESFIEICLDLKCKKLQGFYLEILLDFCELLRGVGFTCDEPLYVSCRDGFGNLLTLVGGVPINNPNMKVLLRGVVDCVHEIADELLMYLDLSMNWDTAKGISYKVVLDFVKFCGPLRMGFAEEQATSDESLNYDICYEEDPLFSGVPDQLHIVFIKLLSKMDECLQVMEDCLVNKEQGKGDVIHNGWSHYLIILKELFHISKFYSGAQEKFWGLLLHRKNVLPHMIVRYVKKTDDHQWLLENKIVTDFESRRHLALMLFPDSKDEISGYEMLIDRSQVLAESFEYMSRAKAKSLQGGIFMAFKNEKATGPGVLREWFVLVCREIFNPKNALFVACPNDHRRFFPNAASKVNSLHLKYFIVSGRIIALALKKKVHVGIVFDRVFFKQLAGNYIITLEDIRDADPIMYSSCKQILEMDADYIDSDALGLTFSTEVEELGHRELIELCPGGESLVVDSKNREKYVHLLIQNRFVTSISKQVSHFAEGFADILSCSRLEFFQFLDLEDFDLMLHGSENAISVEDWKVHTKYHGYKENDHQISWFWKIVGRMSAEQKKVLLFFWTSVKHLPVEGFRGLSSTLLISKSSKPDNHLPSSHTCFYKLCFPPYSSMAIMQDRLGIITQEHISCSFGTA; translated from the exons ATGTCATCAATCACTAAAACCATCGCCGGCGGTTGTTTCCACCAACAGAGCATCAATGGTGCCACCGCCGACCACCTCAGCAACCATTCCCCGGAGCTCAAATTCAATGACACCAAAACGACGTCGTCAGAGTTGCAATTCTTTGTTCGCATGATGTGGAAATGTAACACCATAGTCATTCACGCTTCAAGAGAAGACACAGTGGAATCTATTCTCCAACAAATTTCATCCAAAACCAAAATTCCTATTGAATATCAACGATTGATCTACAATGGAAAACAGCTTCAGCAACAACAGAGTCTCAGCCAATGCGGCATCGAAAACGACGCCAATCTTCAATTGGTTGGTCAATTGAGGAGTATAGGGCGTTCTGTAGTGTGGAATTCTGCAGATGATATTGTTTCAATGATTCTCAACCTCTGTAGAGGCGAATCGCTGAATGGTGCCTCCATGATTATTCATAATCACTTTGCAAAGTATATgaataattttgaatatttttattttttcaagttAATGAAAATTCCTTCTCTGTTGGTAGCACTTTATATGTCCCCGTTTGCATGTAACAAGAATATTGCTGATTTCTCTATTGAAAGTTTCATCGAAATTTGTTTAGATTTGAAGTGCAAAAAGTTGCAGGGTTTCTACCTtgaaattttgttggatttttgtGAATTGCTTAGAGGGGTAGGTTTTACGTGTGATGAGCCTTTGTATGTTTCTTGTCGGGATGGTTTTGGAAATTTGTTGACACTCGTTGGTGGTGTCCCCATTAACAATCCTAATATGAAGGTTTTGCTTCGGGGTGTTGTTGACTGTGTTCACGAGATCGCAGACGAGTTGTTGATGTATTTGGATTTGAGTATGAATTGGGACACTGCCAAGGGGATTTCGTACaaagttgttttggattttgttaaaTTCTGTGGCCCTTTGAGGATGGGATTTGCCGAGGAGCAAGCAACATCCGATGAATCTTTGAATTATGATATTTGCTATGAGGAGGATCCCTTGTTTTCAGGAGTACCTGATCAACTTCATATTGTATTTATTAAGTTATTGAGCAAAATGGACGAGTGCCTTCAAGTCATGGAAGATTGCTTGGTTAACAAGGAACAAGGAAAAGGGGATGTTATCCATAATGGGTGGTCCCATTATCTTATTATTCTTAAGGAATTGTTTCACATCTCCAAGTTCTATAGCGGTGCACAAGAAAAGTTTTGGGGACTTTTATTGCATCGAAAAAATGTGCTACCTCATATGATTGTTCGGTACGTGAAGAAAACCGATGATCATCAATGGCTTCTTGAGAACAAAATTGTGACCGATTTTGAATCCAGGAGGCATTTGGCGTTGATGCTATTCCCTGACTCAAAAGATGAAATATCGGGATATGAGATGCTTATTGACAGGTCTCAGGTTTTGGCTGAATCTTTTGAGTACATGTCTCGAGCTAAGGCTAAATCTCTGCAGGGTGGAATATTTATGGCATTCAAGAATGAGAAAGCTACAGGACCGGGTGTACTGAGGGAGTGGTTTGTTTTGGTGTGTCGGGAAatatttaatccaaaaaatGCTCTGTTTGTGGCATGTCCAAATGACCACAGGAGGTTTTTTCCTAATGCTG CATCTAAGGTAAATTCTCTGCACCTAAAGTACTTCATCGTCTCTGGACGTATTATTGCATTAGCTTTGAAGAAGAAGGTGCACGTGGGTATTGTTTTTGATCGTGTGTTTTTCAAGCAATTGGCTGGAAACTATATTATTACTTTAGAAGATATTCGGGATGCCGATCCTATAATGTATAGTAGCTGCAAGCAAATATTGGAGATGGATGCTGATTATATTGATTCAGATGCATTAGGACTGACATTTTCTACAGAGGTAGAAGAATTAGGACACAGGGAATTGATTGAGCTCTGCCCTGGGGGAGAAAGCCTTGTTGTGGATAGTAAGAACAGGGAGAAGTATGTTCATCTTCTCATACAGAATCGTTTTGTGACATCCATATCTAAGCAGGTATCACATTTTGCCGAAGGTTTTGCTGATATTTTATCTTGCTCAAGGCTCGAGTTCTTTCAATTTTTAGACCTTGAAGATTTTGATTTGATGCTGCATGGCAGTGAGAATGCCATTTCTGTTGAAGATTGGAAGGTACATACCAAGTATCATGGCTATAAAGAGAATGATCATCAGATATCTTGGTTTTGGAAG ATCGTCGGGAGAATGTCAGCAGAGCAAAAGAAAGTTCTTCTGTTCTTTTGGACATCTGTGAAACATTTACCAGTTGAAGGTTTCCGTGGCTTGAGTTCCACTCTATTAATTTCCAAATCCAGCAAACCTGATAATCACTTGCCCTCATCTCACACATGCTTTTACAAGCTGTGCTTTCCTCCATATTCTTCTATGGCTATCATGCAAGATCGCCTTGGAATCATCACTCAAGAGCACATAAGCTGCAGTTTCGGTACTGCATAA
- the LOC11406417 gene encoding fruit protein pKIWI501 has translation MASVEVAQVPPPTTVPETTPEVIKTEETIPEQTAIEVPAPEQPEAEVPATEVPTEETTEQPTETTEETPAAVETQDPVEVETKEVVTEEAKEENTEAPKETEESVEEVKEEAAAVVEEPVATIENESEAPAAVTAEEENVKPVESVEAPAAEEVPVEKSEA, from the exons ATGGCCAGTGTTGAG GTTGCACAAGTACCACCACCAACAACAGTGCCCGAAACAACACCGGAGGTGATCAAGACAGAGGAAACAATTCCAGAACAAACAGCGATCGAAGTTCCTGCTCCAGAACAACCGGAAGCTGAAGTTCCTGCCACAGAAGTACCAACAGAAGAAACAACCGAACAGCCAACAGAAACAACAGAAGAAACTCCAGCTGCCGTAGAAACACAAGATCCAGTTGAAGTTGAGACCAAGGAAGTGGTAACAGAAGAAGCCAAGGAAGAGAATACAGAAGCACCTAAAGAAACAGAGGAATCAGTTGAAGAAGTGAAGGAAGAGGCTGCAGCAGTAGTGGAGGAGCCTGTAGCAACCATTGAAAATGAGTCAGAAGCACCAGCAGCAGTAACTGCTGAGGAAGAGAATGTTAAACCAGTTGAGTCAGTGGAAGCTCCAGCAGCAGAAGAAGTTCCAGTTGAGAAATCTGAAGCTTAA